The Streptomyces sp. NBC_01463 DNA window GTGTTGTCGCTGACCGTCATGTTGCGCACGCGGCGGGCGGTGAGCCCGATCCGGTTGTCGGTGAGCGTGTTGCCACGGACCCGGGTGCCGAGGGTGTCTGAGGCGCCGCCCTCCTCGTCGACGCTGTTGGCGATGAAGACGCCCGCGTCGCCGTTGGCGCGGACCGTGCTGTCACGGATGTCGGAGCGGGTGGAGCGCTGCTGGGCGATGCCCCAGATGCCGTTGGACCTGGACGTCACCGAGCGGACCTCGAGCCGGTCCGTCCAGGACGCCCAGACGCCGCTCCGGGTGAAGCCCGAAACGGTCAGGGACCGCAGGGACACGCCGTCCACGGTGTTGCGTGCGGTGCCCAGGACGCAGATGCCGTTGCCGGCCTTCGCGCAGGCGTTGTCCGGCTGCGACCCGCTCGCGCCCGGCTCGATGACCGTACGGCTGCCGGAGCCGCGCAGGGTCAGTCCGGGCGTGGTGATCAGCACGCTCTCCCGGTAGGTGCCGGGACGGACGACGATGGTGTCGCCGGGCCGCGCGGCATCCACCGCTGCCTGGATCGACTGGCCCGGGCGTACCACGTGGCCGCTCGCGGCGGCGGCCGGGACGACAGGCGCGAGCGCGCCGAGTCCGGCGGCCGAGGCGGCTGCGATGCTCACGAGGCTGGTGATGTGTCGTTTCCTCATGAGCCGAAGCTATGGGCGATCACCCCCCGATGCCACGCAGGGTGTCCGGTTGGACACGGGGCGTGCCCGAATGGCTTACGGGCATGCCACGGCCCCGCGCCCGTCATGGACGCGGGGCCGTGCACTCGGGTGATTCGGGCCGGGCCGCCTCAGCCGGCGGCCGGGCCGGCGGGTGCGACGACGGATCGGGCCCACCGGTAGTCCGCCTTGCCGCTGGGGGACCGCTGGATCTGCGGGGCGATCACCAGACGGCGCGGGATCTTGTAGCCGGCGAGCCGGGTCCGGCAGTGCGCCTGGACATCGTCGAGCGAGGGCGCGTCGGCGCCGTCCCGCAGCTGCACCACGGCGGCGACCTGATTGCCCCAGCGCTCGTCGGGGGCGCCCGCCACCAGTGCGTCGTACACATCCGGGTGGGACTTCAGCGCCTGCTCGACCTCCTCCGGATACACCTTCTCGCCCCCGGTGTTGATGCACTGCGAACCCCGGCCGAGCACCGTGACGACGCCCTCCGCGTCGACGGTCGCCATGTCGCCGAGCAGCACCCACCGCTCGTCGCCCCGCTGGAAGAACGTCTCGGCGGTCTTGTCCGGGTCGTTGTAGTAGCCGAGCGGTACGTGGCCGCGCTGGGCGATGCGGCCCGGCTGCCCCGGAGTCACCAGCTCGTACGTCGACGGGTCCACCACCGCCGTACGGGCGTTCATCCGGATCCGGAATCCGTTCTTCGGTCCGGAGTCGTCGGTCGCGGTGCCGTTGAAGCCGGACTCGGACGAGCCGAAGTTGTTCAGCAGCATCACATGGGGCACCAGCGCCTGGAACTCCGCCCGCACCGAGTCGGACATGATCGCGCCCGAGCTGGAGACGGAGAACATCGACGAGCAGTCGGTGCCCTTCAGCGGTCCCTTCAGCGCGTCGATCAGTGGCCGCAGCATCGCGTCGCCCACCAGCGACACGCTGGTGACCTTCTCCTTCTCGATCGTACGGAGGACCTCGTGCGGCACGAACTTGCGGTGGACGACGACCCGCTGTCCGAAGTTGAAGCCGATGAACGCCGTGAGCGTCGAGGTGCCGTGCATCAGCGGGGGAGTGGGGAAGAAGGTGATGCCCTCGCCGCCCGCGGCCACCCGCTCGGCCAGCTCCTGCGGGGTCTTGACCGCATCACCGGTCGGCGCGCCACCGCCGAGCCCGGAGAAGAACAGGTCCTCCTGGCGCCACATCACCCCCTTGGGCATGCCCGTGGTGCCGCCCGTGTAGATGATGAACTGGTCGTCGGCGGAGCGCGGCGGGAAGCCGCGCCCGGGGTCCCCGGCCGCCTCCGCCTCGGCGTAGGCGACGGCCTCCGGCCCGGTCGTCCCGTCCGCCGATGCGCCCACCCGGACCAGATGGCGCAGGAGCGGCGCCTGCGGTGC harbors:
- a CDS encoding acyl-CoA synthetase yields the protein MEYNLADLFESVVDAVPDREALVYLDHPGTGAERRLTYAELDAAANRIAHHLIEAGIAPGEHLGLHLYNGIEYLQTVLACLKARVVPVNVNYRYVEEELVYLYRDADLAALVFDAEFDERVAAAAPQAPLLRHLVRVGASADGTTGPEAVAYAEAEAAGDPGRGFPPRSADDQFIIYTGGTTGMPKGVMWRQEDLFFSGLGGGAPTGDAVKTPQELAERVAAGGEGITFFPTPPLMHGTSTLTAFIGFNFGQRVVVHRKFVPHEVLRTIEKEKVTSVSLVGDAMLRPLIDALKGPLKGTDCSSMFSVSSSGAIMSDSVRAEFQALVPHVMLLNNFGSSESGFNGTATDDSGPKNGFRIRMNARTAVVDPSTYELVTPGQPGRIAQRGHVPLGYYNDPDKTAETFFQRGDERWVLLGDMATVDAEGVVTVLGRGSQCINTGGEKVYPEEVEQALKSHPDVYDALVAGAPDERWGNQVAAVVQLRDGADAPSLDDVQAHCRTRLAGYKIPRRLVIAPQIQRSPSGKADYRWARSVVAPAGPAAG
- a CDS encoding right-handed parallel beta-helix repeat-containing protein, with translation MRKRHITSLVSIAAASAAGLGALAPVVPAAAASGHVVRPGQSIQAAVDAARPGDTIVVRPGTYRESVLITTPGLTLRGSGSRTVIEPGASGSQPDNACAKAGNGICVLGTARNTVDGVSLRSLTVSGFTRSGVWASWTDRLEVRSVTSRSNGIWGIAQQRSTRSDIRDSTVRANGDAGVFIANSVDEEGGASDTLGTRVRGNTLTDNRIGLTARRVRNMTVSDNTFTANCSGVNVVGDEGTPKAGAMTIRSNRITGNNKFCAATERLPAMQGSGIVLTGAETTQVRSNVIRDNVGATPFSGGVVLFKSFVGAKNTDNTISGNVVTGNQPADLANKDTGTGNRFTGNVCTTSAPAGMC